The Rosa rugosa chromosome 1, drRosRugo1.1, whole genome shotgun sequence genomic sequence ATGCAAAGAAGAGTACAATGCAGAACCAAAGAAGCAACAACACTGTCACCTCCACCACGTTCTCGACATCCCAAACCAAGAAATATCAAACGAATCACCATCTATTTCCTTAGCAAATTCACCACAGCCAGCGCAACGAGACCCAGTTCAAGCTGGTACTACTCCAAACACTGCCGCTGCTGCCGGAGAAGATCATTTGGTATACATTTCCAATCCGATATACGACAACGAAGCAAACAGAGCTAGCAGCAGCACTACTACAGAAGCAAACACTCCCTTTGAAACTCCGGACACATCGCCTTCAAGACTTGAAATGGGGGGCTCTACTTCTAGCTCCGGTGAAGATAACGATGAGGTTGCACAACCAACTCCATCCGGTTCTGGACCTTCAAGCCCAACCACACCTCCTCTAACTCCAATGAAGAAGCTACCCAAAGAGGCATGCTCTGTTTCTCTCAGAGACGCAAGGTCTCTAGGAACTTCAGGTAGTGATTCCAACACTAACAATGGTaactcatcctcatcctcaggTTCTCCTTGTACTTCTCCTTCATGGTGATTGAAGCTAGGGTTGTTTTGGGTAGTTCACCAGGTCTGTGATGTTGTACTGGGAAATGGTAAAATGAgctggaaagagagagagagagagagcagcgaGATGAACTTTTTTCACTGCATGCGTGAAAAGCCATGGTGCCAGAAACAGAGCTGCTTCTATCTCTTTCTTTGACAGAAttgatttctttgttttcacttgcttttttgtaattgt encodes the following:
- the LOC133711376 gene encoding flocculation protein FLO11, with protein sequence MKGTSKVIMGATLVMVVSLAIVLGLILVLLAELYCSLLLRRRRQHKTDRNNSIVNTDLSTTAASATEAATTTTSAEPSLQPQGPPLGSFLGVLRAPRSFLFPSCKEEYNAEPKKQQHCHLHHVLDIPNQEISNESPSISLANSPQPAQRDPVQAGTTPNTAAAAGEDHLVYISNPIYDNEANRASSSTTTEANTPFETPDTSPSRLEMGGSTSSSGEDNDEVAQPTPSGSGPSSPTTPPLTPMKKLPKEACSVSLRDARSLGTSGSDSNTNNGNSSSSSGSPCTSPSW